TCATGACCACCAGCCAGGGCACGATCTACCCCTTGCTGTCCCGGCTGCGCCGCGACGGGCTCGTCGACACCGAGCTGCGCGAGTCGGCCACCGGCCCCGCCCGCCGCTACTACACGCTCACCGCGCCGGGCAGGACCGCGCTCACCGAGTTCGCCGAGAGCTGGCCGCGCTTCCGCGACGGCGTCGACCACTTCCTGACCGCACCCCACGGAGGCTCCG
This is a stretch of genomic DNA from Streptomyces sp. R44. It encodes these proteins:
- a CDS encoding PadR family transcriptional regulator; its protein translation is MVPGEARSETAAGKVASQLRKGVLEYCVLALLRDGPRYGVEILDELAAVSVMTTSQGTIYPLLSRLRRDGLVDTELRESATGPARRYYTLTAPGRTALTEFAESWPRFRDGVDHFLTAPHGGSA